A genomic region of Leptolyngbya sp. NIES-2104 contains the following coding sequences:
- a CDS encoding AAA family ATPase — MQDFDFHFNPFSQYNNQNQQKGQSLLAAGWRPLQRDFDWSYFLQLAQNDSDELNRRLMGAVSTVADALGRNHQAWWANAINVFSSYTRGEMDQVWNYLTPDPPYPDYRYRDTLSVETPIRQIVSRNNIPIDYVLNRLQETTIRQTLAILGRPDLITQSYLDRSFYFPVDRFENWDRLDIVSTAYAYWSAHEVWLQIDYVDRGRRYWSLMAKNMAPLIQKSTYGLAVMLSGYQSRVGQIHAQFAIRDFPDEIQTFSDAVQQTVMNQHRLAVLVHGDPGTGKTAWTQAIAKEVLVPLGYVVFILDHDAVENFVPPSYLEKICLIINEADNLAQDRSTEIAQSSNKTEHILSLLDGTLYQSVVSVGNFELEQKLVVLMTCNTTERLDPAMLRKGRVDLMCEFTKRFV; from the coding sequence ATGCAAGACTTTGACTTTCACTTCAATCCGTTTAGTCAATACAACAATCAAAACCAGCAGAAAGGACAAAGCTTACTGGCGGCAGGATGGCGACCGTTACAGCGAGATTTCGATTGGAGTTATTTTCTTCAGCTTGCTCAGAATGATTCAGATGAGTTGAATCGTCGCTTGATGGGAGCAGTCAGCACAGTTGCAGATGCTCTAGGGCGCAATCATCAAGCTTGGTGGGCGAATGCGATCAATGTGTTTTCATCCTACACCCGCGGCGAAATGGATCAGGTCTGGAACTATCTCACGCCTGATCCGCCGTATCCAGACTATCGCTATCGAGATACGCTCAGTGTTGAAACTCCGATTCGTCAGATCGTGAGTCGAAACAATATTCCGATCGATTACGTTCTCAATCGCTTACAAGAAACCACGATTCGTCAAACGTTAGCGATCTTGGGACGACCGGATTTGATCACTCAAAGCTATCTCGATCGCTCTTTTTATTTCCCGGTCGATCGCTTTGAGAATTGGGATCGGCTCGATATTGTCAGTACTGCCTATGCGTACTGGTCAGCGCACGAAGTTTGGTTACAGATCGATTATGTCGATCGGGGACGGCGCTATTGGTCGCTGATGGCGAAAAACATGGCTCCCTTGATCCAAAAATCTACCTATGGATTGGCGGTGATGCTGAGTGGCTATCAAAGCCGAGTCGGGCAAATTCATGCCCAATTTGCGATTCGAGATTTTCCAGATGAAATTCAAACGTTTAGTGATGCAGTGCAGCAAACCGTGATGAATCAACATCGTTTAGCGGTTTTGGTGCATGGCGATCCAGGAACAGGAAAGACCGCCTGGACACAAGCGATCGCGAAAGAAGTTCTAGTTCCACTCGGCTATGTAGTATTTATTCTGGATCACGATGCGGTTGAGAACTTTGTGCCACCCAGCTACCTTGAGAAAATTTGCTTGATCATCAATGAAGCGGATAACCTGGCACAAGATCGATCGACGGAAATTGCTCAATCTAGCAACAAAACCGAACATATTTTAAGTTTGCTCGATGGCACGTTATATCAGAGCGTAGTGAGCGTTGGCAATTTTGAGTTAGAGCAAAAATTGGTTGTGCTGATGACTTGCAATACGACTGAGCGGCTTGATCCAGCAATGTTGCGGAAAGGTCGAGTCGATTTGATGTGCGAATTTACGAAGCGATTTGTTTAA
- a CDS encoding Yip1 family protein, giving the protein MINTATDQWRELIGGAFALQFDAFREVATLSGGLWFALIIVTLAGLSLAIAQSIVLFVSRVKPTRFIFCLLINAILFTAGFIFLTLSTWFLGFLPGSPRVPLIALIKVFGLGYAPLLFGFLGALPYLGYPIGNLLSVWNLLAMVVGFAAIARIGVGSAFIYVALGWFVKHHLEGTIGQPIAQLGSQIADRVAGVALADTRRELRAQISAGIQPRSMPEVQHLIDASGRSNPDAVRSVAQTVSTRSSSIPLRVTQRIDSSDRIVQVKHRFRGFLPRLKLAISLLAMAIVFVLILVLLRPVRDNLFGWYANLRGIWRLTFDLFWISVVALVFAGILAPLESLGWWAGWYGDQAILVPRTTQTIEPDYDVDRYVVYLDGIAQSGSEYTPDIEDFLSALQPALPKKVEFIRGLMMYSVLNRPLIEDRPLAFLWRLADKVRWANPAAVLGLLVNIRNVIIVAVSSDKRYGPIYNQGIAQVIFDGLIDRGYQPGSGVPITLIGYSGGGEMSVAAAPYLKRSTGATIDVISLGGVMSANHNLLKLEQLYHIIGAKDVVEKIGPVMFPGRWKLFLLSYWNRAKRKGKITILSAGDVGHQVPGGYMDPVAKLPDGRSHLQQTIEMILQILNGEALRADQSIPKQTSHYALYREAAFNRPEFYPIQSIDSTDYQSIGKWIGRLILPKQAERFHGVFFEVHHAPDSALIGRTVKLCWSSHPEVQKRVRAVTRDVHFSADAEFSSKYGGAVHPDRINHWKQVNPLESLAGAHPVDDIIVKLDDPVEVQGDTLYIDTTPIQITGRFYALVQFVLPISGTDQFQVIHFDRTSRQFNGTSEVMRLPEVVFAKSYGSYPSTTHEIEHSPYNETGWYVYGAKDANGLFVVQAIAPRALFQLQPEKVTFGRRSAFNYVRFGAWKNAAEQKGKISSVLCSARRSSDGISAAVQDWKIGDKALVLHVYGGIGGKNKEPAAATPIFFGHFAFGIAEVVYEPLSDELRFEINYHQVYTQNTDGLVAGTLHWSRYLGDRQFGWLGTRPVCDILIKLDAFTDPYEIGAIILSPLDLMKLQLEVMTARYRIGDGTGGTFVGPANNCSQDSNQALFSSIQTIERSLSNYPEVVALLLQQEESRYRRLRSLGKDLEDALQPLGGPRSDWENNEYNLGTTLEDDPLRNLWIGLGSWRTMLPRKASDTIAESFINYGASVWVLRTNQVGGYDPDIAPIAPTTL; this is encoded by the coding sequence ATGATCAACACCGCAACAGATCAATGGCGCGAATTGATTGGAGGAGCCTTTGCGCTGCAATTCGATGCCTTTCGAGAAGTGGCAACGCTTTCAGGTGGGCTTTGGTTTGCCTTGATCATCGTGACGTTAGCAGGATTATCACTCGCGATCGCACAAAGTATCGTGCTATTCGTCAGCCGAGTGAAACCGACTCGATTTATCTTTTGCTTGCTGATCAATGCGATTCTGTTCACGGCTGGATTTATCTTTCTCACACTTAGTACTTGGTTCTTGGGATTTTTACCAGGATCGCCACGAGTGCCGTTGATCGCGCTGATTAAAGTCTTCGGTTTGGGATATGCGCCTTTATTGTTTGGCTTCTTGGGTGCATTGCCTTATCTGGGATATCCGATCGGGAATTTACTTTCAGTGTGGAACTTGTTAGCGATGGTGGTCGGATTTGCCGCGATCGCTCGAATTGGAGTGGGATCAGCGTTTATTTATGTGGCACTGGGTTGGTTTGTTAAACATCACTTAGAAGGCACGATCGGACAACCGATCGCACAATTAGGCAGCCAGATTGCCGATCGTGTTGCTGGAGTTGCTTTAGCCGATACTCGTCGAGAATTGCGCGCCCAGATTTCCGCAGGCATTCAACCGAGATCGATGCCCGAAGTTCAACACCTCATTGATGCTTCAGGTCGCTCGAATCCTGACGCGGTTCGTTCTGTAGCTCAAACGGTTTCAACTCGATCGAGTTCCATTCCGCTGAGGGTGACACAGAGAATTGATTCGAGCGATCGAATTGTGCAAGTCAAACATCGATTTCGCGGTTTTTTGCCTCGTCTGAAACTTGCAATCAGTCTGTTGGCAATGGCGATCGTCTTTGTGCTGATTCTCGTCTTGCTGCGTCCCGTTCGAGATAATCTATTCGGCTGGTATGCCAATCTTCGAGGAATCTGGCGATTAACATTTGATTTATTTTGGATTAGTGTCGTCGCGCTCGTGTTTGCAGGAATTCTGGCTCCCTTGGAATCGCTTGGATGGTGGGCAGGATGGTACGGTGATCAGGCGATTCTTGTTCCTCGAACGACCCAGACGATCGAGCCGGATTATGATGTCGATCGCTATGTAGTTTATCTCGATGGCATTGCTCAATCGGGCAGCGAATACACACCGGACATTGAGGATTTTCTATCAGCATTGCAGCCTGCACTACCCAAGAAGGTCGAATTCATCCGCGGATTGATGATGTATTCGGTGTTAAATCGACCGCTGATCGAAGATCGTCCTTTAGCGTTCTTGTGGCGGTTGGCGGATAAAGTGCGATGGGCGAATCCAGCGGCGGTATTAGGATTGCTCGTGAACATTCGCAATGTGATCATCGTGGCGGTTTCGTCAGATAAGCGATATGGTCCGATTTACAATCAGGGCATCGCTCAGGTAATTTTTGATGGATTAATCGATCGAGGATATCAACCCGGAAGCGGCGTTCCAATTACCTTGATCGGGTACAGCGGCGGCGGCGAAATGTCGGTCGCGGCGGCTCCGTATTTGAAGCGATCGACGGGAGCCACGATCGATGTAATTTCTCTCGGTGGTGTGATGAGCGCGAATCACAATCTACTGAAGCTAGAACAGCTTTATCACATCATCGGTGCGAAAGATGTCGTAGAAAAAATCGGTCCGGTTATGTTTCCAGGACGCTGGAAGCTTTTTCTGCTGTCGTATTGGAATCGAGCAAAACGCAAAGGTAAGATCACAATTCTTTCAGCCGGGGATGTCGGGCATCAGGTTCCAGGCGGCTACATGGACCCGGTAGCGAAACTTCCCGATGGACGCTCGCATCTCCAGCAAACGATCGAGATGATTCTGCAAATTCTCAACGGTGAAGCCCTCAGAGCCGATCAATCGATTCCAAAGCAAACAAGTCACTATGCGCTATATCGAGAGGCAGCTTTTAACCGTCCCGAATTTTATCCGATTCAATCGATCGATTCAACCGACTATCAATCGATCGGCAAATGGATCGGGCGTTTGATTCTACCCAAACAAGCAGAACGATTTCACGGCGTATTCTTTGAAGTTCATCACGCTCCAGATTCCGCTTTGATTGGACGAACTGTAAAACTGTGCTGGTCAAGTCACCCCGAAGTTCAAAAGCGCGTCCGAGCCGTGACAAGAGATGTTCACTTTAGTGCAGATGCAGAATTCAGTAGCAAATATGGCGGGGCAGTTCATCCCGATCGCATTAATCACTGGAAACAAGTCAACCCCCTCGAATCCCTAGCCGGGGCGCATCCGGTCGATGACATCATCGTGAAGCTAGATGATCCGGTTGAAGTCCAAGGCGATACACTCTACATCGACACGACACCGATTCAAATTACTGGAAGGTTCTATGCGTTAGTTCAATTCGTCCTACCAATCAGCGGAACCGATCAATTTCAGGTGATTCACTTCGATCGAACTTCTCGACAGTTCAACGGTACATCAGAGGTAATGCGATTACCCGAAGTCGTGTTTGCTAAAAGCTACGGGAGCTATCCTTCGACGACACACGAGATCGAACACTCTCCTTATAACGAAACGGGCTGGTATGTCTATGGTGCAAAAGATGCGAACGGATTGTTTGTTGTTCAAGCGATCGCGCCTCGTGCTTTGTTTCAACTCCAACCAGAAAAAGTAACTTTCGGTCGTCGATCGGCGTTTAACTATGTTCGATTCGGTGCTTGGAAAAATGCAGCCGAGCAAAAAGGCAAAATTTCCTCTGTCCTCTGTAGTGCTAGACGTTCATCCGATGGCATTTCAGCCGCAGTCCAAGACTGGAAAATTGGCGATAAAGCTTTAGTGCTGCACGTCTATGGTGGAATTGGTGGAAAAAACAAAGAACCCGCAGCAGCAACCCCGATCTTTTTCGGACATTTCGCATTTGGAATCGCTGAAGTCGTTTACGAACCGTTATCAGATGAACTAAGATTCGAGATTAACTATCATCAGGTCTACACTCAGAACACCGATGGATTAGTCGCGGGAACATTACACTGGTCGCGGTATTTAGGCGATCGACAATTCGGCTGGCTCGGAACCCGTCCCGTCTGTGACATTTTGATTAAACTCGATGCGTTCACTGATCCTTACGAAATCGGGGCGATTATCCTTTCTCCTTTAGATTTAATGAAGCTTCAGCTTGAAGTGATGACTGCTCGATATCGGATCGGAGATGGCACAGGTGGAACCTTTGTCGGACCTGCGAATAACTGCTCTCAAGACTCGAACCAAGCCTTATTTTCAAGTATTCAAACGATTGAGCGATCGCTCTCCAACTATCCTGAAGTAGTCGCATTGTTACTCCAGCAAGAAGAATCGCGATATCGAAGATTACGATCGCTCGGAAAAGACTTAGAGGATGCCTTACAACCTCTGGGAGGACCGAGATCTGACTGGGAAAACAACGAATACAACTTAGGCACCACACTAGAAGATGATCCCTTGCGAAATCTGTGGATTGGGTTAGGCAGTTGGCGAACCATGCTGCCCCGAAAAGCGAGTGATACGATCGCTGAATCATTCATCAACTACGGTGCTTCGGTTTGGGTACTCAGAACCAATCAGGTTGGCGGATATGACCCTGATATTGCACCGATCGCACCGACAACCCTCTAA
- a CDS encoding NAD-dependent epimerase/dehydratase family protein, protein MRALVTGANGFTGSHLVKALLNRGDTVVGFVRKSSNVDRLSNCNIEYAYGDITDQSTLTKAMQGVDVVFHTAAYVELGLVNAAEMERVNVEGTRAVLEAAKAAHVPKLIYCSTIGIFGDTQGKVINETFQRTQKEFSSAYDRTKYLAQQLVDQTKELSIVSVMPSGIFGGDDPHFKPVLNAFLNGRLKVWAGGERVTGIVHVDDLAEAMILAVDRGKSGDYYIISAGDLTTREMFKVFNRETGIPVPREAPKPLVRLVASILDPIGRISGWQPPIDNERAHYVYDRCVRVDATKARQELGWNPRSPEETLKSLVSR, encoded by the coding sequence ATGAGAGCATTAGTCACCGGAGCCAATGGATTCACCGGATCACATTTAGTCAAAGCGCTACTAAATCGGGGTGATACCGTTGTCGGGTTCGTTCGTAAATCGAGCAATGTCGATCGCTTATCCAACTGCAACATCGAATACGCTTACGGCGACATTACCGATCAATCCACTCTCACCAAAGCGATGCAAGGGGTCGATGTCGTTTTTCACACAGCCGCCTATGTCGAATTAGGTCTTGTCAACGCCGCAGAAATGGAGCGCGTTAACGTCGAAGGAACCCGCGCCGTATTAGAAGCTGCAAAAGCCGCTCACGTTCCAAAACTGATTTATTGCAGCACGATCGGGATTTTTGGCGACACGCAAGGCAAAGTGATCAACGAAACCTTTCAACGCACTCAGAAAGAATTTTCTTCTGCCTACGATCGCACAAAATATCTCGCTCAACAATTAGTAGATCAGACTAAAGAATTGTCGATCGTCAGCGTCATGCCCTCCGGAATCTTCGGCGGCGATGACCCCCATTTCAAACCTGTCCTCAATGCCTTTCTAAACGGTCGCCTCAAAGTTTGGGCAGGCGGAGAGCGCGTCACTGGGATTGTTCATGTCGATGATCTCGCTGAAGCCATGATTTTAGCCGTCGATCGCGGAAAATCCGGCGACTATTACATCATTTCCGCAGGCGACTTGACCACGAGAGAAATGTTTAAAGTCTTCAACCGAGAAACCGGAATTCCAGTTCCCCGCGAAGCTCCTAAACCCTTAGTGCGTCTCGTTGCCAGTATTCTCGATCCCATTGGTCGAATTTCCGGCTGGCAACCGCCGATCGACAACGAACGAGCACATTACGTCTACGATCGCTGTGTCCGCGTCGATGCCACAAAAGCGAGACAAGAACTCGGTTGGAATCCTCGATCGCCTGAAGAGACGCTAAAGTCTCTAGTTTCTCGCTAA
- a CDS encoding S-adenosyl-l-methionine hydroxide adenosyltransferase family protein produces the protein MIVTLLTDFGLSDVYVGVMKGVIARINPQIQTIDLTHNISPQDIAAARFHLMNAYPYFPEGTVHVAVVDPGVGSQRRSIAVQLKSGYVVAPDNGLVSGILPEAIAAVELNNSHYWRSQTPSATFHGRDIFAPVGAHLANGVPLQTLGTEIDLGSIVRLLIPDVIETETELRGVIQAIDHFGNLITNISGEKVRAAFGTRERDRAWNIRVNQAIYAGKKTYADAAIGEIIGLIGSHGWIELAMNRGNAQSFLKLKVGDAIAVI, from the coding sequence ATGATTGTGACTCTGTTGACTGATTTCGGATTAAGCGATGTTTATGTCGGTGTGATGAAGGGAGTCATCGCCCGAATCAATCCTCAAATTCAAACGATCGATTTAACCCACAACATTTCACCTCAAGATATTGCCGCCGCTCGCTTCCATTTGATGAACGCTTACCCTTATTTTCCTGAAGGAACCGTTCATGTGGCAGTCGTCGATCCAGGAGTCGGCAGTCAACGTCGATCGATTGCCGTTCAACTCAAATCAGGTTACGTCGTTGCGCCTGATAACGGTTTAGTGAGTGGAATTCTGCCTGAAGCAATCGCGGCTGTGGAATTAAACAATTCGCACTATTGGCGATCGCAAACTCCGAGCGCGACCTTTCACGGTCGAGACATCTTTGCCCCTGTGGGAGCGCATTTAGCGAACGGCGTTCCGCTACAAACCTTGGGAACTGAGATTGATTTAGGCTCGATCGTTCGCTTGCTGATTCCCGATGTGATTGAAACCGAAACTGAATTGCGAGGCGTGATTCAAGCAATCGATCATTTTGGCAACTTGATCACGAACATTTCTGGGGAGAAGGTTCGCGCTGCCTTTGGCACACGCGAGCGTGACCGTGCTTGGAACATTCGCGTCAATCAAGCAATTTACGCAGGAAAGAAAACTTATGCGGATGCAGCGATCGGTGAAATCATCGGCTTAATCGGGAGTCATGGCTGGATCGAACTAGCAATGAATCGCGGCAATGCTCAAAGCTTCCTGAAGTTGAAAGTGGGAGATGCGATCGCAGTTATTTAG
- a CDS encoding tetratricopeptide repeat protein has product MERSVILSMVKMSRIRRSLYSVGLFVCIALIPQIGRAQPNELDNLLEQGRESVEARNWSSALEAFQRASALDNRNARIFSGMGYVFAQQGRFQEAAEAYRQAVTLEPDNADFAYALGFSLANLGNDSAAETAYRRATELNRRNVNAFLGLGTVLARQGQVDRALAAYQQAATLDRRNAAAHESIGLMLIQQGRVAQGITSLQTAATLDPRRASTQIGLGIALLERNDSPGALAAFNRAVRLDPNNPKLHLQIGKILREKGNGAEALRAFQRSVNLDSSSVEAQFALAETALAQNETMRAVMTFREVVKLDPNNAYAYYQMGVALKARDFPRDAIEAFETARKLFEEQGKADEMKQAERAIAETKQ; this is encoded by the coding sequence TTGGAGCGTTCCGTAATTCTCAGTATGGTGAAAATGTCGCGGATTCGTCGATCGCTTTATTCGGTTGGGTTATTCGTGTGTATCGCACTGATACCCCAAATCGGACGCGCTCAGCCGAATGAGTTGGATAATTTGCTTGAACAAGGACGGGAATCTGTCGAGGCGCGGAATTGGAGCAGTGCATTAGAGGCATTTCAACGCGCATCGGCACTGGATAATCGTAATGCCCGAATTTTCTCTGGAATGGGGTATGTTTTTGCTCAACAGGGTCGGTTTCAAGAGGCGGCAGAGGCGTATCGGCAGGCAGTCACATTAGAGCCAGACAATGCGGATTTTGCTTATGCGTTGGGTTTTAGTTTGGCGAATTTGGGAAATGATAGCGCGGCTGAAACTGCGTACCGTCGAGCGACGGAGTTAAATCGGCGCAATGTGAATGCGTTTTTGGGACTGGGAACGGTTTTAGCGCGTCAGGGACAAGTCGATCGCGCATTAGCGGCATATCAACAGGCGGCAACGCTTGATCGAAGAAATGCAGCGGCGCACGAATCGATCGGGTTAATGCTGATTCAGCAAGGCAGAGTCGCTCAAGGGATTACGTCGTTACAAACAGCGGCAACGCTCGATCCTCGACGGGCAAGTACTCAAATCGGGCTAGGAATTGCTTTATTAGAGCGAAATGATTCACCTGGTGCGTTAGCAGCATTTAATCGGGCGGTGCGGCTTGATCCGAACAATCCGAAGCTGCATTTACAGATTGGAAAGATTTTACGCGAGAAGGGCAACGGTGCGGAGGCATTGAGAGCATTTCAGCGATCGGTCAATCTCGATTCGAGTTCCGTCGAGGCGCAATTTGCTCTAGCAGAAACGGCTTTGGCTCAAAACGAAACGATGCGGGCTGTGATGACATTTCGAGAAGTGGTCAAGCTCGATCCGAATAATGCCTATGCGTATTACCAAATGGGAGTTGCGCTGAAGGCGCGGGATTTTCCGAGAGATGCGATCGAGGCGTTTGAGACAGCTCGAAAGCTGTTCGAGGAGCAAGGTAAAGCGGATGAGATGAAACAGGCAGAAAGAGCGATCGCGGAAACAAAGCAGTAG
- a CDS encoding YbjQ family protein produces the protein MLMTTTDVIQNAVIESYLGVVTAEVVYGTNALKDFFAGIRDLIGGRTAGYERVFEQGQQNALAELQKRAQNLGANAVVGIEINTGTINLDQSGVLLLITATGTAVKTR, from the coding sequence ATGTTAATGACCACAACCGATGTGATCCAAAATGCAGTGATCGAATCATACCTTGGCGTTGTCACTGCCGAAGTGGTTTACGGAACGAATGCGCTAAAAGATTTTTTTGCTGGCATCCGAGATTTAATCGGAGGACGCACCGCAGGCTATGAGCGCGTCTTTGAACAAGGACAGCAAAACGCCCTAGCTGAACTCCAAAAACGAGCGCAAAATCTCGGCGCAAATGCCGTGGTCGGTATCGAAATCAATACTGGCACTATCAATCTCGATCAGTCTGGTGTTCTTTTATTAATCACTGCGACTGGAACTGCGGTGAAAACTCGCTGA
- the moaC gene encoding cyclic pyranopterin monophosphate synthase MoaC — MTQKSENSIDLSHLDATGQAQMVDVSAKSATTRQATAIALIRMKPETMSAIESGNSPKGDVLGTARIAGIMAAKQTSNLIPLCHPLPIQKVEVNITPKPDLPGYEIQATVKIKAETGVEMEALTAASITALTLYDMAKAIEKSITIEQIYLLNKTGGKSGDYSREQSQ, encoded by the coding sequence ATGACACAAAAATCTGAAAACTCGATCGATCTTTCTCATCTCGATGCGACCGGACAAGCTCAAATGGTTGATGTCTCGGCAAAATCGGCAACGACAAGACAGGCAACCGCAATCGCGCTTATTCGCATGAAACCGGAAACGATGAGCGCGATCGAGTCTGGCAATTCCCCCAAAGGCGATGTTCTTGGTACGGCTCGAATTGCGGGAATTATGGCGGCGAAACAAACCTCGAATTTGATTCCGCTCTGTCATCCCTTGCCGATTCAAAAAGTCGAGGTGAATATCACACCAAAACCGGATTTACCGGGATACGAAATTCAGGCGACCGTGAAAATCAAAGCGGAAACGGGAGTGGAAATGGAAGCGTTAACGGCAGCTTCGATCACAGCGTTAACCCTATATGACATGGCGAAAGCGATCGAGAAATCAATCACGATCGAGCAAATCTATCTCCTGAACAAAACCGGAGGCAAATCCGGCGATTACTCACGCGAACAGTCTCAGTAA
- a CDS encoding ABC transporter substrate-binding protein, with amino-acid sequence MVKFRGWRSILIALLCAVIVANCSPQNSTNSAPGVLVYAASGQPTNLEPGNVTDGNSLIVHNQIYNRLIQFKPGTTELEPSLATSWSASKDGKTWTFKLRNGVKFHDGTDFNANAVKFNVDRWWDKNNPNGFRNAGKSYEIWGQIFGGYKGEPNSLVQTVRVVDNSTIQFILKQPFAAFPTVIASAYFGIASPTAIQKAGANYGTPAGGAVGTGAFVFRSWQSGDRITLEKNPNYWKPELPKSNQLVMRFVGDSGARLAQVRAGQIDFTVELAPDQKAEIEQDQSLTVANRPSFNVGYLALNPSFKQLSDVRVRQAIAHAINKPSIVQAFWKGSAQTTPHFVPPALDWATSPKLQDYDYNPQKARDLLEQAGFPNGFDLDLWYMPVARPYFPTPKPIAEAFAADLQAVGIRANLRTQDWAAYLADRNKKPGYPMFMLGWTGDYGDPDTFYYSHFGPGSTTDLGGWKNDRVTQLLNQARAISDRTARSKLYAEVDQIIHREAVRLSIVHSDPLLVQRKTITGWTPSPLGTEPFEAIAKQ; translated from the coding sequence ATGGTGAAGTTCCGAGGGTGGCGATCGATATTGATTGCATTGTTGTGTGCGGTGATTGTCGCCAATTGCAGCCCCCAAAATTCGACAAATTCTGCTCCAGGTGTACTGGTTTATGCTGCGAGTGGACAGCCGACGAACTTAGAACCCGGCAACGTCACTGACGGCAATTCGCTGATTGTGCACAACCAAATCTACAATCGCCTGATTCAGTTCAAGCCTGGTACCACCGAATTAGAGCCAAGTTTAGCCACGTCTTGGAGTGCTTCTAAAGATGGCAAAACCTGGACATTTAAGCTACGAAACGGCGTGAAGTTTCATGATGGAACCGATTTTAACGCCAACGCAGTGAAATTTAATGTCGATCGCTGGTGGGATAAGAACAACCCAAACGGATTCCGCAACGCAGGAAAAAGCTATGAAATTTGGGGTCAAATCTTTGGGGGATACAAAGGTGAACCCAATTCGTTAGTTCAAACTGTTCGCGTGGTCGATAACTCCACGATTCAGTTTATTCTCAAGCAACCCTTTGCCGCGTTTCCAACTGTGATCGCATCTGCATACTTTGGAATTGCCAGCCCAACCGCGATTCAAAAAGCAGGCGCGAATTATGGAACGCCCGCAGGCGGAGCCGTTGGAACCGGGGCGTTTGTGTTCAGAAGTTGGCAAAGTGGCGATCGCATTACGCTCGAAAAAAATCCGAACTATTGGAAGCCTGAACTTCCGAAGTCAAATCAATTAGTCATGCGATTTGTCGGGGATTCCGGTGCAAGACTCGCGCAAGTGAGAGCCGGACAGATTGATTTCACCGTCGAACTCGCTCCAGATCAAAAAGCAGAAATCGAGCAAGATCAGAGTTTAACCGTTGCAAATCGTCCTTCGTTCAATGTGGGCTATTTAGCATTAAATCCAAGCTTCAAACAATTGTCAGATGTGCGAGTCAGACAAGCGATCGCACACGCGATTAACAAACCCTCGATCGTACAAGCCTTCTGGAAAGGTTCAGCCCAAACGACTCCGCACTTTGTTCCGCCCGCCTTAGATTGGGCAACTTCTCCAAAGCTACAAGACTATGATTACAATCCCCAAAAAGCGAGAGATTTACTCGAACAAGCAGGCTTTCCAAATGGATTCGACCTTGATCTTTGGTATATGCCTGTAGCGCGTCCTTATTTTCCAACACCAAAACCGATCGCAGAAGCTTTCGCCGCCGATTTACAAGCCGTTGGAATTCGCGCCAACTTAAGAACACAGGATTGGGCAGCGTATCTTGCCGATCGCAATAAAAAACCAGGCTATCCGATGTTTATGCTCGGTTGGACAGGCGACTATGGCGATCCGGATACCTTCTACTATTCGCATTTTGGTCCAGGAAGTACTACCGATTTAGGCGGTTGGAAAAACGATCGCGTGACACAACTGCTCAATCAAGCTAGAGCAATCAGCGATCGAACTGCGAGATCAAAACTCTATGCTGAAGTCGATCAAATCATTCATCGAGAAGCCGTCCGGTTATCGATCGTGCATTCTGATCCGTTATTAGTCCAGCGCAAAACGATCACCGGATGGACTCCTAGCCCCTTGGGAACCGAACCCTTTGAAGCGATCGCGAAACAATAA